GGTCACCGCGACGGTGGTCGCCTTCCTGCTGGTCATCACCCGACTGGCCGGTTGGTCCGGAATCCGGCGCATGCCGGCCACCAACCGCCTGGTGGGCCTCCTGACCCTGGGCCTGGCCCTGCCCCTGCTGGCGGGCTTTTATCTGATGTACACGGATCAGCAGTTCACGCGCCTGTACGGACTGCGCAAGCTGCTGTACCTGATCTTCCCGGTGCTCTACATCCACGCCGTCACATTCTTCATGCGAAGCGCCGGCGGGGAGGATGTTGCCACCGGCCCCACCCCGCGGAGCGAAAACCCCTGAGCGCGGGGCCGGCCCCGCCGAGGAGATGCATCGTGACCGTCGCGACGACCACCCTGATTCTGATCCGACACGGCGAGACCGCCCTGAACGTGGAGAATATCTTCCGCGGCCGGACCGACATTCCCCTCAACGCCAACGGCCGCGAGCAGGCCGTGCGGCTGGCCGAGGCGCTCCGGACGCTGCCGCTGGCCGCCGTCTACTCCAGCCCCATGGACCGCGCGATGGCCACGGCGGCGCCTCTGGCCGCCGCCCACGGACTGACGGTTCAGCCGGCGGCGGCGTTCCATAACATCTGCTTGGGCGTGTGGGAAGGGCAGTCCAAGCGCGACGTCCAGCGGGAGCATCCGGAGCTCTGGCACCAGTGGGTGCACGACCCGGAGCACCTCCGCATCCCCGGCGGCGAAACGCTGGACGACCTGCGCGCCCGCGTCGAGGCGGGGCTGGCGGGGATCGTGGCCGCCCATACCGGGGCCACTGTGGCGGTGGTGTCGCACCGCAGTGTGCTCAAGGCGGCGCTGGCCGCCATCCTGGGCCTGGAACGACGGTACTTCTGGAAGTTCTACCTGGACAACGGCGCCTACACCACGGTGGAGCATCGTGCCGATATTGGCTACACCATCACCCGGCTCAACGAAGGCTGCCATCTGGGGGAGCGGACGGAGGAGCTGTTCTAGGAGCCGGGCTGGAGGCTCGGGGCTCGTTGCTGATCATCGTACTTCGGATATCGCGCTCGTAATTCGTAATCGTCATCGTAATCGCAATTCGTAATCGAGGCTCGAGACTCGAGGTTCGTGCCCGTAACGTGGACATCGGAATTCGGACCTGGGTTCCGGGATCTGGGTCACAGAACCCGGATCCTGTTAGCTATCCGCGAACCTGTGTACCTGCTAACGTGGGAACCTGCGAACATTCCAACGATCAAACCTTCGAACGGCTCGATTACGATCACGATTACGATGACGATTACGAATTGCGATAACGAATTACGAGTACGATTACGATTCAGAGCGCGGGTTAGGCGAGGCGGGCGTTCAGTGACAGGGCGAGGAGCTGCAGGTCGCGGTAACGCGCGCCGGCCCGCAGCATGGTCAGGGTTTTGTTGTGGCGGAGCGGCTCATCGCCGATCGCCGGATCCTGCTCCCGTGCCCGCTCGAAGTCGGGTGTGCCCGGGATGGGCGAGAAGCTGGCCAGCTGGATTTTAATTCCCAGCCGGTGCACGTACCGGATATCGACTTCCAACTCCGCCGGGTCCAATCCGGGCAGACCGAACAGCAGATAGGCGCCCATTTCACGCGCCGTGAAACCGGCCGCGCGCAGCGCAGCCACCGCCGCCTCGGCCGCGCCCCTGTCCACCTTGCCGGACGAGCGCGCCCGCGCCGCCTCTCCCATCCCCTCAAAGCCCAGTCGGATGGTGGCGAATCCGGCGGCTTGCAGGAGCCGGGCCGTGTCGCGGTCGATGTAGCGCGGATGGACGGCGTTGGGCAGATGGAACCGGATCGGCGGTCGCCACCGTGCGATCCCCTCCAGGATGGGCAGGAAGTGACGTTCGCGGTCGGCGAGCAGAGCGTCGTCATAGAAGGCCACGTGGCCCGCCCCCGTGACCGCCACCGTCTGCCGCAGCTCGTCGAGGACCGCTCCGGGCGCCTTGCGTCGCAGCCCGTCGTACATCATGGGGGTGGCGCAGTAAGTGCAGTGGAACGGACATCCCCAGCCGGTGAGCACGGCGGCGTGCCGCAGCGGATGGCCGTAGAGATGATAGGCCGGCCGGAGAGAATCGAGCGCCGCCACCGGCAGCCCGGTGATGGCGGCAACCGCCCGGGCGGCCGCCATCGGTTCCGCCGCGGCTACCACGTCGTCGAACAGCCCCGACCGCTGCGCGTGCTCCGGGCAGAGCGCGGCGTAGACGCCGCCGAGCACGATCCGGGCGCGGGGGAACGCGGCCCGCAGCCGGCGTGCCGCCCGAAACACGCCGCTGTACCAATACGTCATGGTGCTGCCCAGGAGGACAAAATCGGGCTCGGCCATCGCCGCCAGGCGGGCGTCGAAATCGATGTCGCCCATCCCGAACCGGTAATAGTGGCGGCGCGTGCCGGCCAGCGGCGCCGGCTTGGGGATCCGCACGGACGGGAACCGGCCGGTGGCATGGAACCGGTCCGGGCCGCCCACCACCTCTCGGGCCAGGCAGTCGAGCAGTGTCACGCCGGCGCCCGCTGCCTCGAGCAGTGCGCCGACGTGCAGCAAGCCCAACGGCCGGAGCCAGAGGTCGTAGGCGGTGAAATCCTCGATCCAGGGATTGACCAGCAGCACCCGGCTCATGGTTGCGCCTGGGTCAGTTCGCGCCGGTAGGCGTCGCGGAGCTCCGTGAAGAAGGCCTGGTACGCGGGGGAGCGAAAGTCGGGGAACGTCCAGGGGAGCGCTTCCCAGCGCCGGTTCCGCCACTGGAGGGTCACTTCGCCCCAGATGCCCTCGGCGAGGTACACGCGGTGGGCAAAATTCTTTGTGCTGGCCAGCACGATTTTGGCCTGCTCCAGGTAGCCCGGGTCCAGGTTCACCGGCCGGCGGAGACCCGTCGCCTCGTCGGCGGCCAACTCCGCCTCGAGGCGGTTGGTAGTCACTTTCAGTGCGGGCAAGCCGCCCGGCGGCGCCAATCCCGCGAAGGCGGCAAACCGGCGCCACACCACCGGCCCCATGTCGTCGCGGTAGTAATCGGTGAAGTTGAATGGCAGCGGTTCGCTCAGCCGGTCGACGGGACCGCATGCGGATGTGAGCCGCTCCAAGACCGCCGCCCACGGGAAGCCGTCGGCATAGAGCACGCCGCAGAACAGCTTCACCGGCGGGACGGATCGGATCTGGCCCACGACAGCCTCCTGGATCAGCCGCCATTATGCCCCAGACGCGGTGATTTGGCCAGCCGCGGAATCCCTCCGGCCGCTACCGCGTCATAATTGTGTGAATCGAACGCCGGGGATCTGGTACAATCATCTTTCTGAACCGGGAGGCCGCATGCTGGATTTCTCCCACCTCAGACCCGAAGAGCGCCACGTCCTCATCGCCGACGACGAACCCATGGTGCACTCCGTGCTCACGGCGATCCTCAACCGGCTGGGTTTCACCGCCATCAGCGCCTTCGACGGGCTGGAAGCCGCCAAGCAGCTTCAGGCGGTGCGGCTGCCCCTGGTGTTCACCGACATCAACATGCCCGGGATGAACGGCATCGACCTCTGCCGCTGGGTGCGGACCCACGCGCCGGACACGTCGGTCATCGCCATCTCCGGCGGCACCGACCTGACCACGGTGGTGGAGGTGATGCAGCTCGGCGCTTGCGACTACATCCAGAAGCCGTTCACCGTCCAGGCCATCGCCATCAGCCTGCAGAAGACGTTCGAAAAGCGCACTCTGGTCATCGAGAACCGCAACTACGTGGCCAACCTGGAGAACATGGTCCAGGAGCGGACCGTTGAACTGCGCAAGGCGCTCCACGAAGCCGAGCGGAGTTTCGACAACACCATCATCGCGTTCGCCCTGGCCCTGGAAATGCGCGAGCATGAAACCCACGAGCATTCCATCCGGGTGCGGGACTACGCCATGCTCCTGGCGCGCCGGGCCGGTCTGGCCGGAAGCGAAATCCACAACCTGTCGGTGGGCGCCATCCTTCACGACATCGGCAAGATCGGCGTCCCGGACCGCATCCTGCTCAAGCCCGGGCCGCTGACCCCCGACGAATGGACGGTGATGCGCCAGCACCCTGTCATCGGGGCCCGCATGATCGACCGCATCGATTCGCTGCCGGGGGCCACCCACGTGGTGCTGTCCCATCACGAATGGTTCGACGGCAGCGGCTACCCCCACGGTCTCAAGCAAGACCAAATCCCCCTGGAGGCCCGCCTGTTCGCGGTGGTCGACACTCTGGACGCCATGACCTCGGACCGGCCGTACCGCCGCGCCCTGAGTTTCGAGGATGCGTACGCGGAAGTCGGCCGGAACACCGAACGGCAGTTCGATCCCGAAATCGTCCGCGTCTTCCGCGACATCCCCATGGACGATTTTCTGGCCATCCGGGACCGGGTGGCCACCGCCGCCCCGGTCCCGTCAGCCGGCTCCTGACGCCGATGCGGGACCGGTGTCCGGCCGGTCCCTCGAATCCACCCCGACCGCCCCGCATCAAAACCATTCCGGCGATTCGGATTCCCGCGAACCGCCGGTGATCATGTGCAACATCATTCCGGCACTCACATTCTGTCTGACGAGGGAAAGCGACATGGACAAACTGCTCAATCAAACCTATCCGTTTCAATTGCCGGCGCTGGGATTCGCGTACGATGCCCTGGAGCCCCACTTCGATGCCCGGACCATGGAGATCCATCACACCAAGCACCACGCCGCCTACGTCAACAATCTCAACGCCGCCATCGAGAAGCACCCACACCTGCACCGGACGTCGCTCAGCGATCTGCTGCGCAACCTCGCGTCCCTGCCCGCCGAGATCCAGGCCGCGGTTCGCAACAACGGCGGCGGGCATTTCAACCACGCCTTGTTCTGGCAAATGCTCCAACCCGGCGGATCCGCCGTGCCCGGCGGCAAGCTCCGGCAGGCCATCGACGACGCCTTCGGTTCGTTCGGTGCGTTCCAGGAGAAGTTCGCCCAGGCGGCCGCAACCCGGTTCGGCTCCGGCTGGGCCTGGCTGGCCGTTGACGCATTCGACCGGCTTCAGGTGCTCTCCACCGCCAACCAGGACGGCCCGCAAATGGACGGCATGCGCCCCATCGTCGGTCTGGACGTATGGGAACACGCATATTATCTCAAGTTCCAGAACCGCCGGCCTGAATACATCCAGACATTCTGGAATGTGCTGAATTGGGACGTGGTGGACGGCTGGTTCACCGCCCGGCGCTGACCCCGTCCAGTGTGATAAACCCGGTCAGTCCGGCGGGACAGACCGCCGGACCCACCACCTTTATGCAAGGAGATCGTCATGATCCGAGTCGTATTCCTGCTGGCCCTGGCGGCGATCGCGACGGCCGTGGTCAATGCCGGCGCCGGTTCCGATGATGAAGGCACCGTCCACGCGTTCACCCTGAATACCATCGACGGCCAGCCCCGCCCGCTCTCGGCCTACGCGGGACAGGTCCTGTTGATCGTCAACACCGCCTCCCGGTGCGGGTACACCCCCCAATACGGTCCCCTGGAAAAATTGTACGAGAAGTACAAGGATCGCGGACTGCGGGTGCTGGCGTTTCCCGCCAACGACTTCGGCGCCCAGGAGCCGGGAACCAACGAGGATATCCGGGAATTCTGCGGCCGCACCTACGGGGTTACGTTCGACCTGTTCGCCAAGATCAGCGTCAAAGGCGACACCATGCATCCCCTGTACGCCTACCTGACCGCGCACGGTCCCAACCCCGGACCCATCCGGTGGAATTTCACCAAGTTTTTGGTGGATCGGCAGGGCCGCGTGGTCGCCCGCTTCGAGCCCAAGGCGGACCCGCTGTCCGAAGAAGTTGTGGCCCGGGTGGAGGCGTTGTTGCAGTGAGGCCCGCGGCGGCGGCGCCTCGAGGCGCCGTCAGGCGTGCAGCTGGTAGAGCTCGAGGAGCGTATCGGCGAACGGTTCGGGGAAGAACTCGGGCAGCCGCTCCAGAAACAGACGCCCGATGGCGTCCAGGGTGCTCAGCTTCGACAGCTCCGCGTGGAAGTGGGCCAGGGCCGGCTCATCCACATTCCGGAGCACGTAGCGCGCCAGCGGCAGCGCGGGCTTGTTCACGCTGAATCCCCGGAAGCCCACCGCCAGCAGCAGGAGCAGGAAGAATGGGTGGGCGGCCATCTCGCCGCAGCAGATGACCTCCTTTCCTTTATCCCGCACGCCCGCGAAGATCATTTCCAGCCCCCGCCGCACGGCCGGGTGAGCCGGCGCAAAAGCGGATGCGTCGGGGCTCGCGTTGCGGTCGTGGGCGACGGTGTACTGGACCAGGTCGTTGGTGCCCAGGGCGAAGAAATCCACCTCCTCGGCCAGGGCATCGACGATGAAGATGGTGCTGGGGATCTCCAGCATCACGCCGAGGGGTAGGGGGAGCCGGTGCTGGAGGTCCGCCTTCGCGGCGACGTCGGCGAGGATCGCTTTGGCGGTGCGCACCTCGTCCACGCTGGAGACAAACGGAAAAGTCAGGCGCAGGTTGCCCCGATCGTTGGCCCGAATGACCCCTTCAAGCTGCCGCCGGAACGCTTCCTGCAGAAAGATGCTGAGCCGGATACCGCGCATGCCCAGGGCCGGGTTGGTCTCATGGAACTGCTCACGCAGTTGGGGGATCTTGTCCGCGCCCAGGTCGAACGTGCGGATGTTGGCGGTGGCCGGGTACGCCTGCTCAGCCAGACGGCGGTAGACCGACTCGTGCTCGGCGACGGTGATGGCGTCCAGCGGCCGTCCCAGGTACAGGAACTCCGAACGGAACAGCCCGACTCCAGCGACGCCCAGCCCGGCGTAGTCGTCGAGATCCTGCGGAAGTTCGGCGTTGATATACAGGGCGCCGAGCGCCGGGGTCGGCCTCGGCCGGTCGTCTCCCCGCGCTTCCAGGAGACAGTAGGGGCCGCTGACCTCGCCGGCTGGCTGTCCCTGCTGGTGGCGGAAGCGTTCGATGGTCTCGCGGTCCGGATTGACCACCACCGCACCGCCGCTGCCGTCCACGATGAGGAAGTCGCCGGTGTGCACCTCCGCCGAGACAGCCTTGAGGTGGGTCACCGCCGGAATGTTCAGCGAGCGGGCGATGATGCTGGTGTGCGAGGTCCAGCCGCCGAAGTCCACGGCGAATCCCTTCAAGTGCTTGAGATTGATTTCACTGAACAACGACAGGCTGATCTCCGGACAGATCACGATCACGTCGTCGTACTGCTTGGTGTTGCCGTTGGGGATCCGCCCGGCGATGTTGTGCAGCAGGCGGTCGGCGATGTCGGCGATGTCGTGGAGCTTCTCGCGGAGATAGGCGTCCTGGAGTCCGACGTACACCGTCTGCAGATGCTCCGACACCACCTTCACCGCCCACTCGGCGTTCACCGCGTCGGCGGCGATGCGGCGCCGGATGGCCCCGCTGAAGTGGTCGTCCTGCAGGATGAGGATATGCGCGCTGATCATCGCCGAGTGCTGGCGGCCGAGCTCGTGCTCGAGCATCGCCTCGACCTGCTGCAGCTGGGCGGTGGTGCGAGCGACCGCCTCGTCGAACCGCCGCAGTTCGGCCGGAATGTCGTCCGGCCGGAGGCGGATCTTGAAGACGGGCGGGAGACCCGGGTCAACCTTCACCGCGTGGCCCATGGCGATGCCCGGTGACACGCCCTGTCCCGTCAGTTCCTTCATGTCGATTCCATCCCTTCGTCGAATGCGTTCGCGAACAGGCGCTCGATCTCGGCCATCGCCGCCGCCTCGTCATCACCCGTCACGGTCACCCGGAGCCGGGAGCCCCGGGAGGCGGCCAGCATGAGGATGCCCAGGATGCTTTTGCCGTCGATCTGCTCCTGCCGGTCCGGCCGGGCCAGATAGACCCGTGACCGGAAGCGGGAGGCCGCGGCCACCAGGCGAGCGGCGGCGCGGGCATGGATGCCCAGCGGATTATTCACCGTCAGCACTTTCTGCACCATGCGCGTTCCATTCCCGCAAAGGCGGCATTGTACACCCGGAGTCAAACGATGCGCCCGGCCGCGGACGGATGGGGCCGGCCGGCGGAGGGAACCCGGGCATCGCTCACAACTCGGCGAGGAACTGGGAGGCCACCGTGATGTTCGATTTGCCTTTCTCGCAGATCTTTTGGGCCAGCGAGGCGGCGGTCTCGCCGTCCGCCTGGTTGGCCGCCTTAATGATCATGGGCAGGTTGACGCCGGTGATCACCTCCACCCGATACTGGTCCATGAACGAGATGGCCAGGTTGGACGGCGTCCCGCCGAACATGTCGGTGAGGATGAGGATCCCCTGGGTGGCATCGAGGGAGCCGAGGATTTTGGCGATCTCCTCGCGGGCCTCGCTGACGTCGTCATGCCATCCGATGCATACGGGGATGATGTGTTCGATTTCGCCCACGATCATCTCGGCCGCCGCCACCAGCTCGCTGGCAAGCTGGCCGTGCGTCACCACCACACAGCTGATCATGGTGCCACCTCCTCGGTTCCAGCTGATGATGAGTTGGGATCCATCAGCGTCCGGTACAGGTCGCCCGTGGGATGTTGCCCGCTGGAGCGCATCAGGAAGACGCGGCAGGCCACCTCCACCAGCACCGACAAGTTGCGGCCCGGCGCCACCGGAATGCTCATGCTGGGCAGCTCGACGCCGAAGATCTCCCGCCGCTGCCAGGAGAAGCCGAGGCGGTCGTACTCCTTCTGGGGGTGCCAGCGCTCCAGCTCGATGTAGAAGACCACCTCCTTCATCCGGCTGACCGCCGAGATCCCGAACATCTCGCGCACGTTGAGGATGCCGATGCCCCGCAACTCGAGCAGATTCTGCACCGGCGGCGGCGACTCGCCAATGAGGTGCTTGCCGCCCACGTTGCGCAGGTCCACCACGTCGTCGGCCACCAGCCGGTGGCCGCGGAGGATCAGCTCCAGCGCGCACTCGCTCTTGCCGATGCCGCTTTCACCGCCGATGAGCACGCCCAGACCGTAGACGTCCATCAACAATCCGTGCAGGATCATCCGCGGCGACAACTCGATTTCCAGAAATTCGGTGAACCGGTAGATCGCCGTGGAACTGTCCAGTTCGGTGAGCAGGACGGGCAGGCCCTGCGTCCGGGCGAACTCGGCCAAGACCGGCGGCAATGCCAGCCCCTGGGTGACCATGAGGGCGGTGTTCAAGCGGGGCGCCAGTTTCGTGATCACGTCGCGGAGCTGGTCGGTCGGCCGGGACTTGCAGTAGCTGTCCTCGGTGTTTCCGAACACGTAGATCCGGCCGTCCTGGATATATTCGGTGAAGCCAGCCAGGGCCATGCCGAGTTTCTGCAACCGCTTTTTGGTGATGCGCCGCGTCAGCAGGACCGGATCCGAGCCTGGGTCCAGCCGGACAAACGACCGGTTCTTCTCGAGAAACCCGCCCACCGTCAAAGCGGGCGTCTGTGTCTGGGGGGCGTGGTCCTCCATGACCGATTGACCGGATTACGGGCGGATCAGTCCGAAATTGCCGTCGCTGCGACGGTACAGCACGTTGATCTGCTCCGACTGCGCGTTGTAGAACACCACGAAGCTGCCGCCCAATTCCCGCAGCTCCAGGATCGCCTCGTCAACGGCCATGGGCCGGGGATTGAGCGCCAGCTCCACCACCTGCGGATTCTCCGCCAGGACCGCCGGGCTGCCGAGGTCCGTGATGGAGTGGTGAAGCAGCCGCTCGTGGAGTTCCTCCTTGCCGGTGCCGCGGGCGATATCCTTCCGCCGGTCCTTGAAGCGGCGGATCTGTTTTTCCAGTTTTTCCACCACCGTGCCGATGGAGGCATACAGATCCTTGGACTCCTCGGTGGCGGTGAACGTGCCGTGCCGGGTGTTGAGCACCCCCTCGGCGATCTGACGGTGTTTCTCGACGGTGAGCACAAAATGGAAATCGCACTCGCCACCCACCAGCTTGGTGAATTTGTTGACGCGTTTCTGCACGTGTTCGCGGATGGGGGGGGTGATCTCGATGTGGCGGCCGGTGATTTCGATGTTCATGGCTCCTCCTTGTTTAGTTTTTCCGTCGTCGAGAGCGGGAGTTGGGCAGATCCATCTCCTCGCGGTACTTGGCCACGGTCCGGCGCTTGATCTCGATGCCGTCCCGGTTGAGGATGTCGGTCAGATCGTTGTCGGACAGCGGCCGGTCGGGATTCTCTTTCCCGATGAGATCCCGGATTTTCTCCTTCAGGATGTGGACCGAGATGTCGTCGCCTGCGTCCGTTTTGAAACCCAGGGTGAAGAACTGGCGAAGTTCCAGAATGCCCTGGGGGCAGTGCACCCACTTGTTGGTCACGGCACGGCTGACGGTGGACGTATGCAGCCCCAGCTGCTCAGCGACGTCCTTAAGCAGCATCGGCCGGAGATGGGCGATGCCGTTGTCGAGAAAAGCGCGCTGCCGCTCGATGATGATCTCGCAGACGCGGTAAATGGTGCGCCGGCGGTGGTCCAAGTTGCGGATGAGCTCGATGGCGCTGCGAAATTTATCCCGGATGAACCGTTTGTCCTCGCGGTTGGCCTGCCCGCCTTCGAGGATGCGGCGGTAGTAGGCATTGATGTGCAGGCGGGGCAGGCCGTCCTCGTTGAGAGTGATCACGTAGTTGCTGCCCACCTTGAGGATATAGACATCCGGCTGGATGTAGATGGTGTTGTCCGGCTGGTGCTGCAGACCGGGCTTGGGATTGAGATGGCGGATGCGCGCCACCGCCGCCTCCACATCAGCCGGCGGGCAGCCTTCGAGTTCGGCGATCCGGTCCAGCTGGCCGGCTTCCACGAGATCGGCGTGGCGCTCCAACACCCGGTAAGCCAGGGTGTCGGATTCCTCCCAGTAGCGCAGCTGGATGAGGAGGCATTCCCGCAGGTCCCGGGCGCCGACGCCCGGCGGATCGAAGCCCTGGACCAGGGTCAAGGCATCGGCGGCGTCGGCCGCCCCGACCGCGGCCGCGGCGGCGATCTCATCCAGGCCCACCTGCAGGTAGCCGTCCTCCGCCAGGTTGCCGATGATCTCCCGCGCCGCCCGCTCCACTTCCGGCCGCGTCTCGACCAGGTTCAGCTGCCAGTTCAGGTGCTCGTAGAACGAGACCGGGCGCACGGCGAATGTGTCGTACTCCGGCCGCTCGTAATGCTCGTACTCCGCGGTTTTGAAGCCGGGCGACAGGTACTCCTGGAAGTAGCTGTCCATCTCGACGTCGTCGAACGAGTCGCGGCCCGGTTCTTCGGTTTCCGCCGCGTCAGCGGCCGCAGCCGTCGGTGGTCCGTCCGCAAGGGGCCTCTCCGCAGCGTCTTCGGCCGTCTCGTCCAGAAACGGGTTTTCCAGCAGCTCGTTCTTGATGAATTCGCTGAGCTCCAGATGCGGCAGGGTGACCAGCTCGATCTTCTGGAGCAGGGCCGGGGTGAGGGTCAGCTTCTGAATGGGGGCGATCCGCAGGCTCTGGCGGAGATAGGGATTCTTATTCACCATGCGTTCGTTAAACCGTCACTCTGGGCCCATTATACCAGATCTGCGGGCGGGCGGGGAACCACGCCGGCGTCAGAGCAACTGGAAGTGTTCGCCGAGGTAGACGCGGCGAACTTCCTCGTCCGCCGCCAGCTCTTGCGGCGTGCCGTTCCGGAAAATTCGGCCTTCGTGGATGATATAGGCGCGGTCGGTGATCCGGAGCGTTTCACGGACGTTGTGATCGGTGATCACGACACCGATGCCCCGGGACTTGAGATGCACGATCAGCTTCTGAATGTCGATGACGGCCAGCGGATCGATGCCGGCGAATGGCTCGTCCAGGAGGATGAACGACGGTTTCAGCAGCAGGCAGCGGGCGATCTCCACGCGGCGGCGCTCGCCGCCCGAGAGGGTGTACGCCTTGTTCTTGCGCAGGTGGGCGATGCCGAACTCCTGCAGCAGATCGTTGGCGAGCTTCTCTTCCTGGCTGGCGGTGAGATTGAGGGTTTCGGCGATGGCCAGGAGATTCTCTTCGACGGTCAGCTTGCGGAAAACGGACGGCTCCTGGGGCAGGTAGCTGATCCCCTTCTGGGCCCGCAGGTACATGGGCATGTGTAGGATGTCTTCGTCGTTGTAGAACACCCGCCCGGCGTCGGGATGGGTGAGGCCGACGACAATATAGAACGTGGTGGTTTTACCCGCGCCGTTCGGTCCCAGCAATCCGACGATCTCGCGGTCGTTGATCGCCAGGTCGATGCCCTTGAGTACCTGGCGGCCACGGTACGACTTGGTGATCTGTTCGGTTCGGAGTTGGGGCATGCTGTTAAATTCTTATTTTTTAATGGTTTGCGAACTGGAATCCACGCGGATTTTATCATCCCCCCGGTGGAATGTCAATTGCGTCCCCCGGGTGGTGCGGCCTTCGACCCGGTCCACCACGACGGCCGGAGCACCGCTGAGCACGAACAGTCCGGCGGCCAGATCCAGTCGCAGCTGGTCGCCGGCGGCATCCCGGGCGGCCTGGTTGAGCCGCACGTGGCCGCGGGCGATCAGCTCGGACAGGCCGCCGCCCTCGCGGAACAGGCCGTCCAAGGTGTCGGCGCTCATCACGCCCTGGTCGGTTCGGGTCCTGACCTGGTCTTCGAAGCGGATCTCGCGGCGCTCGGGGTCGTACTGCATCCGCTCGGAGGTGATCTCGAACCGCTGCTCCTTTCCCTGGCCGTCCCGGGTGAAGAAAATCCCCCGGACCTTGTCTTTGGCGCTGAAACGGCCCCCGCGCTGCTCCAGCTCGAATTGGCCGGCCGTCAGGATGTTTCGGCCCTGGACCATCCGGCAGGGGCCCCGGTAGACCAGGCGCCCGGCCGCCTCATCGCCTTCCAGCCCGCTGGCGTGGAGGTAGACCGGCTCCCGTTTCCCCTCACCGTTGCTCATGGCCGACAGGTCGAACTTGGCACCGGGCTGGCCCGGCATGATCGTGGTCTGCACGGGTCCCTGACCGGCCAGCGTCCGGCGCCGGACGTCATAGACGAAAATCTCAGCGCGAGTGACGGCGCCGCCGGTTTCAAACCGCGGCTCTCCCTTGAGCCGGAGCAGATCGTCCTTGAGGTTGGCTTCGGCCGCCCGCACCTGCTGCTCGGGGTCCTTGTAGGTCACGCCACCCTTCAGGACCATCGTGTCGATTCGGTTGCGCTCCTTGGGCCGGAGCGATCCGGCCAACGATCGACCGGTGGCCTCGCTCCATCGGCCGCCCGCCGCCGTCCGGTGCAACCGGACAGCGCCGTCGGCTTCGAACGCCGAGGCGTCGGCGCTGCCGGGGAAGAAATCCACCCGGAAGCGGTCGGCTTGAATGGTCGTCGTTTCGTTCGACGCCGGGCGGTGGAGCTGGCAGTCGCCGTGGCCCCGTCCCTCCGCCTGCGCCGGGAATCGGCCCTCGGCATCGTACTGCACCAAAAGTTCGTCCGCGGTCGCCTGATATGCATCACCACCGGCGGTGGTAGCGGTCACCCGGCCGCGGTCAAGAACTGTGATCCGGCCGACGGCGGGAGCGGACGTTCCGGTTTGGAATGCGATCCGGATCCGGCCGCCCGACAGGCGGTTGACACGCCGCTCGACCTGCTGGCTGATCGATGCCTCGCCGTCCAGCTGCAGGGTTTCCGGCTGCAAGTCGGGGCCGATCGCCAGCCGGAGGCTCTGAC
This sequence is a window from Acidobacteriota bacterium. Protein-coding genes within it:
- a CDS encoding LPS export ABC transporter periplasmic protein LptC, producing MAAVVLLAVAFFFFIRRGGDNGPGSGAAMLDRDVASDIREIRYVESRDGRPLFIITARKNVATRGGINDLEGITAVYHGPQGKRQDRIEARQCRYSVLDQNVRFQGDVRLHSQGYTVITSRLDYNKAQEQVVNEADFRLEAPGLAGQGRGFRVSLRERTFRLTQPLELKYTLPDEVRDRPEGREKYLDLAAGSGWILDEGRTIRLEDGVTLRSALSRLTGAEMLVRLDAEHRVQETVTSGAAVFSRRDTAGEMELAGDTVVFRLTPANDRLESVNADGHARLRMNGDELSAAQIRIDADPTGRISATQATGGCRFTAARTGQEMTSQSLRLAIGPDLQPETLQLDGEASISQQVERRVNRLSGGRIRIAFQTGTSAPAVGRITVLDRGRVTATTAGGDAYQATADELLVQYDAEGRFPAQAEGRGHGDCQLHRPASNETTTIQADRFRVDFFPGSADASAFEADGAVRLHRTAAGGRWSEATGRSLAGSLRPKERNRIDTMVLKGGVTYKDPEQQVRAAEANLKDDLLRLKGEPRFETGGAVTRAEIFVYDVRRRTLAGQGPVQTTIMPGQPGAKFDLSAMSNGEGKREPVYLHASGLEGDEAAGRLVYRGPCRMVQGRNILTAGQFELEQRGGRFSAKDKVRGIFFTRDGQGKEQRFEITSERMQYDPERREIRFEDQVRTRTDQGVMSADTLDGLFREGGGLSELIARGHVRLNQAARDAAGDQLRLDLAAGLFVLSGAPAVVVDRVEGRTTRGTQLTFHRGDDKIRVDSSSQTIKK